One part of the Caproiciproducens sp. CPB-2 genome encodes these proteins:
- a CDS encoding branched-chain amino acid ABC transporter permease, with protein sequence MLAILIQLLVSGIALGFIYALVGIEYTLVWNSTGLLNFSHDKLITLGAYIFGGTLVLGLGLNSWLSVIIAMIVSGIVGALVASTIFNPLRNMRSTIFAVMGTIMLGRILYEATRLIWGPIPFTVPNWLTGNVIIHDISITKANLYICIVSIIVVACLQTFLTFTKTGKAMRCVAQNKKAAALMGINVSQNICITTGISSIICCIIGMLIIPLFNIDVNMASMIGLKGFSAGVIGGFGYMPGAILGGLIIGIVENLSVAVLPAVYKDVVSFVLLILFLLIRPGGILGKRA encoded by the coding sequence ATGTTGGCAATATTGATTCAACTTTTGGTCAGCGGGATCGCGCTGGGCTTTATCTATGCTTTGGTCGGCATAGAATATACACTCGTCTGGAACTCTACAGGCTTGCTTAATTTCAGCCATGATAAGCTGATTACCCTGGGCGCATATATTTTCGGAGGAACTCTGGTGTTGGGGCTGGGCCTTAATTCCTGGCTGTCGGTGATCATCGCGATGATCGTCTCCGGTATCGTCGGGGCGCTGGTCGCATCCACCATCTTCAACCCGCTGAGAAACATGCGTTCCACCATTTTCGCCGTCATGGGCACAATTATGCTTGGCAGAATTCTTTACGAAGCCACCCGTCTGATTTGGGGGCCGATTCCCTTTACCGTCCCTAACTGGCTGACGGGAAATGTGATTATCCATGACATCAGCATTACAAAGGCAAATCTTTACATCTGCATTGTCTCCATTATTGTCGTCGCCTGTCTGCAGACCTTTCTCACTTTTACCAAAACCGGCAAGGCCATGCGCTGCGTCGCACAGAACAAAAAAGCGGCGGCGCTGATGGGAATCAACGTGTCCCAGAACATCTGCATCACAACAGGAATCAGTTCCATTATCTGCTGCATCATTGGTATGCTGATTATCCCGCTGTTCAACATTGATGTGAATATGGCTTCCATGATCGGGCTGAAGGGCTTTTCAGCCGGCGTGATCGGCGGGTTCGGATATATGCCAGGCGCCATTCTGGGCGGCCTGATTATCGGAATTGTTGAAAATCTTTCCGTTGCGGTTTTGCCCGCGGTGTATAAGGATGTCGTATCCTTTGTTCTTCTCATTTTGTTCTTACTGATTCGTCCCGGCGGAATACTGGGCAAGAGAGCATGA
- a CDS encoding iron-containing alcohol dehydrogenase — translation MLDGNNIQVGAGRYAQCHGALKQIGQEVSFCGKTAYIVTDSTVWSKTGHIVKESMEKSGIRFTVDEFDGPSTQKSFEWIAKRLRDTGSEVVVGLGGGKVIDIAKGAGNLTDRKIITAPTSAATCAAYAVLYVTYGEDGSVACSQFLTHEISAVLVDLDFVADDCPARYLASGIADAMAKKPEFYFTMLNLGAEGMTATSEVATGIADYTYKNYIKKALQAIEDAKNRVDSALLDDVICMNIMLTGMVSDLSTGGKQLAIAHNFYDAVCCLHREARKNFLHGEIVGLAIPLQMAVNGSPQKETDEAKTLLAAMGIPTRIEQLGIDCTPETVRELIDYTHRKTIPEDKALYEKIKECMKVIM, via the coding sequence ATGTTAGACGGTAACAACATTCAGGTGGGCGCTGGAAGATATGCCCAATGCCACGGCGCGCTGAAGCAGATCGGGCAGGAAGTATCCTTCTGCGGTAAAACAGCCTACATAGTAACTGATTCAACGGTTTGGAGCAAAACCGGCCATATTGTAAAGGAAAGCATGGAAAAAAGCGGAATCCGCTTTACGGTCGACGAGTTCGACGGGCCTTCCACACAAAAATCCTTTGAGTGGATCGCGAAAAGGCTGCGGGACACCGGCTCGGAAGTGGTTGTCGGTCTGGGCGGCGGCAAGGTGATTGATATCGCCAAGGGGGCGGGAAATCTTACGGACAGAAAAATCATCACGGCGCCCACTTCCGCCGCGACCTGTGCGGCCTACGCGGTCCTTTACGTAACCTACGGCGAGGACGGTTCCGTTGCATGCAGCCAGTTTTTAACACATGAAATCAGCGCGGTGCTGGTGGACCTGGATTTTGTCGCCGACGACTGCCCCGCACGCTACCTTGCTTCCGGCATTGCGGACGCAATGGCCAAAAAACCGGAATTTTACTTTACCATGCTCAATCTTGGCGCGGAGGGAATGACGGCAACTTCGGAAGTCGCCACGGGGATCGCGGACTATACCTATAAGAACTATATCAAAAAAGCGCTGCAGGCGATTGAAGACGCGAAAAACAGAGTGGACAGCGCACTGCTCGACGATGTGATCTGTATGAATATCATGCTGACCGGCATGGTCTCCGATTTATCCACCGGAGGAAAGCAGCTGGCCATTGCCCACAACTTCTACGACGCCGTCTGCTGCCTGCACAGGGAAGCGAGAAAAAATTTCCTCCATGGAGAGATCGTCGGCCTGGCCATCCCCCTGCAAATGGCTGTCAACGGTTCGCCTCAGAAGGAGACCGACGAAGCGAAAACCCTGCTCGCCGCCATGGGGATTCCCACCCGGATTGAGCAGCTGGGGATCGACTGCACGCCGGAAACCGTGCGGGAGCTGATCGATTATACGCACCGGAAGACGATCCCGGAAGATAAGGCCCTCTATGAAAAAATCAAGGAATGTATGAAGGTCATTATGTAA
- a CDS encoding GntR family transcriptional regulator, which translates to MSIKKNLDMIVYEKIKDSLISGEYLQGQKIFVDELTDKYGVSRTPVIQAVKLLANERILEVKSNGRIIVPQYDDKEITDICKARILIERFAVTEICDRKDGNAVESLTQPALLCGEYVKQGEYVKSCKEDLNFHKKMVALAGNDCITDVYDSIQGRFLVASYLTMNSASRMQGVASADHMALLAYLKQFDEEKAIALVEEHILSIRGQLLEIRKKSGFPSVNEM; encoded by the coding sequence GTGTCAATAAAAAAAAATCTGGACATGATTGTCTATGAGAAAATAAAAGACAGTCTGATCAGCGGGGAGTATCTGCAGGGGCAGAAAATTTTTGTCGACGAACTGACGGACAAATACGGCGTAAGCCGTACCCCCGTCATACAGGCGGTTAAATTACTTGCGAACGAGCGGATTCTTGAAGTGAAAAGCAACGGGCGCATCATCGTTCCCCAGTACGACGATAAGGAGATCACCGATATCTGTAAGGCGAGAATCCTGATTGAACGATTTGCCGTCACGGAAATATGCGATAGAAAAGACGGTAACGCTGTGGAATCCCTGACTCAGCCCGCACTTCTGTGCGGCGAGTATGTTAAGCAGGGGGAATACGTGAAATCCTGTAAGGAAGACCTCAACTTTCACAAGAAAATGGTGGCTTTGGCGGGCAACGACTGCATTACGGACGTCTACGACTCCATTCAGGGCAGGTTCCTGGTCGCCAGCTACCTTACTATGAATTCCGCAAGCCGAATGCAGGGAGTTGCGTCCGCCGACCATATGGCCTTGCTCGCCTATCTGAAACAGTTTGATGAAGAAAAGGCTATTGCTTTGGTCGAAGAACATATTTTAAGTATTCGCGGCCAACTGCTGGAAATTCGTAAAAAGTCCGGCTTTCCAAGCGTCAATGAAATGTAA
- a CDS encoding type I phosphomannose isomerase catalytic subunit, with product MGPLKLIAPCKDYLWGGTKLRTEYRQQSAAQKLAESWMLSCHPDGLSVISGGIFDGMTLKDLIAQEGRGILGTNCGRFEQFPVLVKLIDAQDRLSIQVHPDNEYALEHEGEYGKTEMWYILENEPGAYLYYGFRKEISKEEFAGRIRNQTLTEVLNKVEVHPGDVFFIDAGTLHAIGAGIVLAEIQQNSNTTYRIYDYGRVGADGKPRALHVDKALDVTQLKRPVRSAKPQGEPVRDGDCVRTLLASCPYFTVSRIALSGETAMTADTFSFQSLLCVSGEGTLCREEETPVPLQKGDSLFIPAGMGGYALKGSLGFLLTTL from the coding sequence TTGGGACCGCTGAAACTCATTGCTCCCTGCAAGGATTATCTTTGGGGAGGAACAAAGCTCAGGACGGAGTACCGCCAGCAAAGCGCCGCGCAGAAGCTGGCGGAAAGCTGGATGCTCTCCTGCCATCCGGACGGACTGTCCGTGATTTCCGGGGGAATCTTCGACGGAATGACGCTGAAAGACCTGATCGCGCAGGAGGGACGGGGGATTCTGGGAACAAACTGCGGCCGTTTTGAGCAGTTTCCGGTGCTGGTTAAGCTGATCGACGCGCAGGACCGTCTGTCCATACAGGTCCATCCCGACAACGAATACGCTCTGGAGCACGAGGGCGAATACGGCAAGACGGAAATGTGGTATATTCTGGAAAACGAGCCGGGCGCCTATCTTTACTACGGTTTCCGGAAGGAAATCAGCAAAGAGGAATTCGCCGGGCGAATCCGCAATCAGACATTGACGGAAGTGTTAAACAAAGTGGAAGTCCATCCGGGCGACGTGTTCTTTATCGACGCGGGAACGCTTCACGCGATCGGCGCGGGGATCGTCCTTGCCGAAATCCAGCAGAATTCCAACACGACCTACCGCATTTACGATTATGGAAGGGTCGGTGCGGACGGAAAACCGCGCGCGCTGCACGTGGACAAAGCGCTGGATGTCACGCAGCTGAAACGGCCCGTCCGCTCGGCGAAGCCGCAGGGCGAACCGGTGAGGGACGGGGACTGTGTCAGAACGCTGCTGGCGTCCTGCCCGTATTTTACCGTATCCCGGATTGCGCTTTCCGGTGAAACGGCAATGACGGCCGACACCTTTAGCTTTCAGTCGCTGCTGTGTGTTTCCGGCGAAGGAACGCTTTGCCGTGAGGAAGAAACGCCGGTTCCGCTTCAAAAGGGAGACAGCCTCTTTATCCCCGCGGGGATGGGCGGTTATGCGCTGAAGGGCAGTCTGGGATTTTTGCTTACCACGCTCTGA
- a CDS encoding ABC transporter ATP-binding protein, translated as MSSLLQVSNIIKRFQGLVAVNDLSLTMEHRTIHALIGPNGAGKTTTINLITGVTPLTSGEVQLDGKTISGLPTFQVARSGIGRTFQNIKVFPSMTLLENVMVGGHEIAPMGILKGLFNMRGAQKEEKLLKEKAEQILDYIGMYKWKDELMENLPYGRQKISELARALMTGPKLILLDEPAAGLNPSERSELVKVIMKVYEDGTDFFLIEHNMDVIMKISSKITVLNFGSKIAEGTPKEIQNNDEVIKAYLGRKYQAQSRN; from the coding sequence ATGAGTAGTTTATTGCAGGTCAGCAACATTATAAAACGTTTTCAGGGACTTGTGGCGGTAAACGATCTGTCGCTCACCATGGAACACCGTACGATCCACGCTCTGATCGGTCCGAACGGAGCCGGAAAAACCACCACCATCAACTTGATTACGGGCGTAACTCCACTCACCTCCGGCGAGGTACAGCTGGACGGAAAGACCATTTCCGGGCTTCCCACCTTTCAGGTGGCCCGTTCCGGCATCGGCAGAACGTTTCAGAACATCAAGGTGTTCCCCAGCATGACGCTGCTGGAAAATGTCATGGTCGGCGGGCACGAGATAGCACCCATGGGAATTTTGAAGGGCCTGTTCAACATGCGCGGCGCGCAGAAGGAAGAAAAGCTGCTGAAGGAAAAAGCGGAGCAGATTCTTGACTATATCGGCATGTATAAATGGAAGGACGAGCTGATGGAAAACCTGCCCTACGGCAGACAGAAAATTTCAGAGCTGGCCCGCGCCCTGATGACCGGCCCGAAGCTGATCCTTCTGGACGAACCGGCGGCGGGGCTGAACCCTTCGGAGCGTTCGGAACTGGTCAAGGTTATTATGAAGGTATACGAGGACGGAACCGACTTTTTCCTGATCGAGCACAATATGGACGTTATCATGAAGATCAGCAGCAAAATTACGGTGCTGAATTTCGGCTCAAAAATCGCCGAGGGGACGCCGAAGGAAATCCAGAACAACGACGAGGTCATCAAGGCGTACCTGGGGCGCAAATATCAGGCACAGAGCCGGAACTAA
- a CDS encoding MalY/PatB family protein, producing MTDFDLFPDRYAEKCRKWDRAKIEEHFGPVGDDYIPMWIADMDFRAPEPLLNRLRQAVDIGVFGYTYVYEEFYDAVIRYFERHHHASPKKEWLTLCYGTVSTLHYTVQAFCRKGDSVMLSTPVYDPFARAAAAFGAQVIENELIVENNRYRMDFEKMEEQLKQYRPKLYLLCNPHNPSGRIWSREELVTLISLCRKYGTVVVADEVHSGLIFDGIYTSTVETGELFQNVILLSSPNKQYNLGGLKTSYAIIENDELRKIFRDRLTKNSITSPTVFGILALVACYNEGEEYTRALTGYLGENYRYARESIGTRIPRLSYMEMESSYLLWVNIRKTGMDSDTFTRRLAKETGVLVESGNNFVGNGEGYIRINLGTQFRNVKEAFARMEKFVGRVSL from the coding sequence ATGACGGATTTTGACCTTTTCCCCGACCGCTACGCGGAAAAATGCCGCAAATGGGACAGAGCGAAAATTGAAGAGCACTTCGGCCCGGTCGGCGATGATTATATTCCCATGTGGATTGCCGACATGGATTTCCGCGCGCCGGAGCCGCTGCTGAACAGGCTGCGTCAGGCCGTGGATATCGGCGTTTTCGGCTATACCTACGTTTATGAGGAATTCTACGACGCGGTGATCCGTTACTTTGAACGGCATCATCACGCTTCCCCGAAAAAGGAATGGCTGACCCTGTGCTACGGCACGGTTTCCACTCTGCATTATACGGTGCAGGCCTTCTGCCGGAAGGGTGATTCCGTCATGCTCAGCACGCCGGTCTACGACCCCTTTGCGCGGGCGGCGGCCGCGTTTGGTGCGCAGGTGATCGAAAATGAATTGATCGTGGAAAACAACCGTTACCGGATGGATTTTGAGAAAATGGAGGAGCAGCTCAAACAGTACCGCCCGAAGCTGTATCTGCTCTGCAATCCTCACAACCCCTCCGGCAGGATCTGGAGCCGGGAAGAGCTGGTCACGCTGATTTCCCTGTGCCGGAAATACGGGACCGTCGTCGTCGCCGACGAGGTACACAGCGGGCTGATTTTTGACGGGATTTATACCTCCACCGTTGAGACCGGGGAACTTTTTCAAAATGTTATCCTTTTATCTTCACCGAATAAGCAGTATAATTTAGGTGGCCTGAAAACCTCTTACGCCATCATTGAGAATGACGAGCTGCGCAAGATCTTCCGCGACCGCCTGACGAAAAATTCCATCACTTCGCCGACGGTGTTCGGCATCCTCGCGCTCGTTGCCTGTTACAACGAGGGCGAGGAATACACCCGCGCGCTGACGGGCTATCTTGGGGAAAATTATCGTTACGCCCGCGAGTCCATCGGGACCCGGATTCCCCGGCTGTCCTACATGGAGATGGAATCCTCCTATCTGCTGTGGGTGAATATTCGGAAAACGGGGATGGACAGCGACACCTTTACCCGCCGCCTTGCAAAGGAAACGGGCGTGCTGGTGGAAAGCGGGAACAATTTTGTCGGCAACGGCGAAGGGTATATCCGCATCAATCTGGGAACGCAGTTCCGAAACGTAAAGGAAGCGTTTGCGCGGATGGAAAAATTCGTCGGCAGGGTTTCTCTGTAA
- a CDS encoding helix-turn-helix domain-containing protein, whose product MPNRKKTTAEEKIRIVELYLSGKIGYSEAGKQAGVDCKTIARWVSRYKTEGPAGFLTHGHDRAYGKETKLSAVLDYLAGKGSLQEICEKYGIRDTRQLRDWLRVYNCHEDFRIHTGGSRMTKGRDTTAKERMEIVKACIVNGNDYGGTALKYRVSYQQVYTWTRKYRNMGRAGLEDRRGHRAGTLPSRTPEEELRDKVAQLERKNYDLEMENALLKKVKELERRRR is encoded by the coding sequence ATGCCGAATAGGAAGAAGACAACAGCCGAAGAAAAGATCCGTATTGTAGAATTGTATTTGTCAGGCAAAATTGGATACAGCGAAGCAGGAAAACAGGCGGGAGTAGATTGCAAGACGATTGCGCGTTGGGTCAGTCGGTACAAGACGGAAGGGCCTGCGGGGTTTCTGACCCACGGACACGACCGGGCATACGGCAAGGAAACGAAACTATCGGCAGTTTTGGATTATCTTGCTGGGAAAGGTTCTCTTCAGGAAATCTGCGAAAAGTACGGAATCCGTGATACCCGGCAGCTCAGGGATTGGCTGAGGGTATATAATTGTCATGAAGACTTCAGGATACATACGGGAGGGAGTCGCATGACGAAGGGCCGGGATACAACCGCGAAAGAACGGATGGAGATCGTAAAAGCGTGTATCGTCAACGGGAATGATTACGGCGGTACAGCGCTTAAGTATCGAGTTTCTTACCAGCAGGTTTACACCTGGACGAGGAAATACCGAAATATGGGCAGGGCGGGGCTGGAGGACCGGCGGGGACACCGGGCCGGGACGCTTCCGAGCCGGACGCCGGAAGAAGAACTCAGAGACAAGGTTGCTCAGCTTGAACGGAAAAACTATGATCTGGAAATGGAGAACGCTCTGTTAAAAAAAGTGAAGGAATTGGAGAGGAGGCGACGTTGA
- a CDS encoding branched-chain amino acid ABC transporter permease, giving the protein MTKSNITKLAGIVLLGIFTLLVPVFVKNDYYMLVINRLLINIVIVLGLNFITGLTGQMNLGTAGIFALGAYTSALLSKNLGISPWLGMLAAVCMGLLIGVGLGFPSLRIKGVYLSLTTIGFAEVVRLLCANLNDVTGGTQGLRQIPPFSIFGFKFNTQQSVYYLFLMIALIAFFIACRITYSKWGRVFKSLRDNVEAVEMCGVNIASVKIKAFTLAAVFGSIGGSMYAHYMGYMNPSTFNTDLSANFVIMLMVGGIGSVVGNVVGAVIVTALPEVLRFLGTYYQLVFATIIVLGAIFLPNGWGDGIRRLCRWLRKKCAGRKTQQGGAENE; this is encoded by the coding sequence ATGACAAAATCAAATATCACAAAACTGGCCGGCATCGTTTTATTGGGCATCTTCACGCTGTTGGTGCCCGTATTTGTCAAAAACGATTATTATATGCTGGTGATCAACCGTCTTCTGATCAACATCGTCATTGTGCTGGGACTGAATTTTATCACCGGCCTGACCGGCCAGATGAATCTGGGGACAGCCGGCATCTTCGCTCTGGGGGCCTATACCTCCGCGCTGCTTTCCAAAAATCTGGGGATTTCCCCGTGGCTCGGGATGCTGGCCGCGGTTTGCATGGGCCTTCTGATCGGCGTTGGCCTCGGCTTTCCAAGCCTTCGCATCAAGGGCGTTTATCTGTCCCTCACCACCATCGGCTTTGCGGAAGTGGTCAGGCTGCTCTGCGCAAACCTGAACGATGTTACCGGCGGCACGCAGGGACTGCGCCAGATTCCCCCCTTTTCCATTTTCGGGTTCAAATTCAACACACAGCAGAGCGTGTATTACCTTTTTCTGATGATTGCCCTGATCGCCTTTTTCATCGCGTGCCGGATTACATACTCCAAGTGGGGCAGGGTGTTTAAATCCCTGCGCGACAATGTGGAAGCGGTGGAAATGTGCGGGGTGAATATCGCGAGCGTAAAAATCAAGGCGTTTACCCTTGCCGCTGTGTTCGGTTCGATAGGCGGCAGCATGTACGCGCATTACATGGGTTATATGAATCCATCCACCTTCAATACGGACCTTTCCGCCAACTTCGTCATCATGCTGATGGTGGGCGGTATCGGCTCCGTGGTCGGCAACGTGGTGGGTGCGGTGATCGTGACCGCCCTGCCGGAGGTTTTAAGGTTTTTGGGGACTTACTATCAGCTGGTTTTCGCCACCATTATCGTCCTCGGCGCGATTTTTCTGCCGAACGGCTGGGGCGACGGGATCAGAAGGCTGTGCCGCTGGCTGAGAAAGAAATGTGCGGGACGAAAAACACAGCAAGGCGGTGCGGAAAATGAGTAG
- a CDS encoding helix-turn-helix domain-containing protein, whose amino-acid sequence MSRQRTMDAILVSEYVSIGELVRITGCRYSTLKFYTEENMLPFEQAEQNLTRRYRREETVKRTQWIKKLKEDGLSIPQIKNVLQTAPKKESDPG is encoded by the coding sequence ATGTCGAGACAACGTACTATGGATGCTATCCTGGTCTCCGAATATGTCTCCATCGGTGAACTGGTGCGTATTACCGGGTGCCGCTACAGTACGCTCAAGTTTTACACGGAAGAAAACATGCTGCCGTTTGAACAGGCTGAGCAAAACCTGACCAGAAGGTATCGAAGAGAAGAGACCGTGAAAAGAACCCAATGGATTAAAAAATTAAAAGAGGATGGACTCAGTATTCCGCAAATCAAGAATGTTTTGCAGACAGCCCCGAAAAAAGAAAGCGACCCCGGTTGA
- a CDS encoding IS3 family transposase, producing MSFIRHPAAYGAVSTLSAERVFPVWKLCGFLHITRSAYYRWLKHPKSSRELENELIAGEVEKIHSLHTDMGYRRIRDELDRHHGIHVNDKRVLRIDRALHIQSSVKYRRHGCTKSAASPEYIAKNYLNRKFYADAPNRKWLTDVTEFKYFIGPEIRKVYLSAILDLYDRRIVAYAVGDHNDNRLVFNTLDAAVAANPDAHPLFHSDRGYQYTSRSFHSKLHAAKMKQSMSRVAHCIDNGPMEGFWGILKREMYYGRKFTDRKQITQAISEYIYFYNYRRLQRRLSVMTPMEFHAQYAKAA from the coding sequence TTGAGCTTCATCAGGCATCCGGCGGCTTACGGCGCGGTAAGCACGCTGTCTGCGGAACGGGTATTCCCTGTTTGGAAACTCTGCGGCTTTCTGCACATCACGCGCTCGGCGTATTACAGATGGCTGAAGCACCCGAAAAGCAGCCGCGAGTTGGAAAACGAACTCATCGCAGGCGAGGTCGAGAAAATCCATAGCCTGCATACGGATATGGGATACCGCAGAATACGGGATGAGTTGGACAGGCATCATGGCATTCATGTCAACGACAAGCGAGTACTCCGCATCGACCGTGCACTTCATATTCAGTCCAGCGTCAAATACCGTCGGCACGGGTGCACAAAAAGTGCGGCATCGCCGGAATACATTGCCAAAAACTATTTGAACCGCAAATTTTATGCGGACGCTCCGAACCGAAAATGGTTGACCGATGTAACGGAATTCAAGTATTTCATCGGCCCGGAAATCCGCAAGGTTTATCTGAGCGCTATTCTGGACTTGTACGACCGGCGCATCGTTGCCTATGCCGTAGGCGATCATAATGACAACAGGTTGGTATTCAATACGCTGGATGCTGCCGTGGCCGCTAATCCGGACGCACACCCGCTATTTCACAGTGACCGGGGGTACCAGTATACCAGCCGTTCTTTTCACTCGAAATTGCATGCCGCCAAGATGAAGCAAAGCATGTCCAGAGTGGCGCACTGTATTGACAATGGGCCGATGGAAGGCTTTTGGGGTATCCTCAAACGGGAAATGTACTATGGACGCAAATTCACCGACCGGAAACAGATCACGCAAGCCATTTCAGAGTATATTTACTTTTACAACTACCGGCGACTGCAGCGCCGATTGTCTGTTATGACACCCATGGAGTTCCATGCACAGTACGCAAAAGCTGCGTAA
- a CDS encoding ABC transporter substrate-binding protein → MKKTRLVAFVLAFCMALSLAGCNGSSAPTDSSGAASAQTSAGSGSASSGDTIKIGLIAMLTGANPLNGLRMQQAVQLAVDEYNEKGGLLGKKVELLTEDDQTLQDMAVTCANKLISEGVVGIVGPHRSTNAMAVEQVVASAGVPTLTGGTTPKISQLNNKFLFRCRASDAVFAEVAAQYAVEKLGSKKVGMFYNNDEFGTGGNEVAKAYCQKAGVEYVEEGHNTNDKDFTGQIMKMKNAKVDTVLIWTHDPELAIHARQIKDLGLNVNVVCSPGITMPQVIEMCKPEQIEGWYGVTDFVSTSTVDVTKTFVKNFEAKYNVPAELYSASYYGAAVSLLEAIKTAGSTDRTKVRDALAATKDLQVPVGTMTTDATNDMVHEVHVAKMVNAEPVYQETVKLQ, encoded by the coding sequence ATGAAAAAAACCAGATTAGTAGCATTTGTTCTGGCATTTTGTATGGCCCTGAGCCTTGCGGGCTGCAACGGTTCTTCTGCCCCCACGGATTCCTCCGGCGCGGCCAGCGCGCAGACCTCCGCCGGTTCAGGTTCCGCGTCCTCCGGCGACACGATCAAGATCGGCCTGATTGCCATGCTGACGGGCGCGAACCCCCTCAACGGACTCAGAATGCAGCAGGCGGTTCAGCTCGCGGTTGATGAGTACAACGAAAAGGGTGGCTTGCTCGGGAAAAAGGTGGAACTTCTGACGGAGGACGACCAGACTTTGCAGGACATGGCGGTCACCTGCGCCAATAAGCTGATCAGCGAAGGGGTCGTAGGGATCGTCGGCCCGCACAGAAGCACGAACGCCATGGCTGTGGAACAGGTTGTGGCTTCCGCCGGGGTGCCGACCTTAACCGGAGGGACAACGCCGAAAATTTCCCAGCTCAACAATAAGTTTTTGTTCCGCTGCCGTGCGTCCGACGCGGTTTTCGCGGAGGTAGCCGCCCAGTATGCGGTTGAAAAGCTTGGCTCGAAAAAAGTCGGCATGTTTTATAATAACGATGAGTTCGGCACCGGAGGCAACGAGGTGGCAAAGGCCTATTGCCAAAAAGCGGGCGTAGAGTATGTTGAGGAAGGTCATAACACCAATGATAAAGACTTTACCGGCCAGATCATGAAGATGAAAAACGCAAAGGTGGACACCGTTCTGATATGGACCCATGACCCTGAGCTTGCCATTCATGCCCGCCAGATCAAGGACCTGGGGCTCAATGTCAATGTTGTCTGCTCACCCGGAATCACCATGCCGCAGGTGATTGAAATGTGCAAGCCCGAGCAGATTGAGGGTTGGTACGGTGTGACGGATTTCGTTTCCACCAGCACGGTCGATGTGACCAAGACTTTTGTCAAGAATTTTGAAGCAAAGTACAATGTCCCCGCGGAGCTCTATTCCGCTTCTTATTACGGGGCGGCCGTTTCTCTGCTGGAAGCCATCAAGACCGCCGGCTCAACGGACAGAACCAAGGTCAGGGACGCGCTTGCCGCTACCAAGGACCTGCAGGTCCCGGTCGGCACTATGACAACGGATGCGACCAACGACATGGTCCATGAGGTCCACGTTGCGAAGATGGTCAACGCCGAGCCCGTCTATCAGGAAACGGTAAAACTGCAGTAA